One genomic window of Coffea eugenioides isolate CCC68of chromosome 1, Ceug_1.0, whole genome shotgun sequence includes the following:
- the LOC113779240 gene encoding uncharacterized protein LOC113779240: MAFNYSFFVVLVLLASSVVLGQDEAGEATETTNAVKTASRKMLPIGGQIIKMLGVGVHDGQEGKCSPAGKPGRYNPWGCCGVCVCVVADVTDEGSCLGIC; this comes from the exons ATGGCTTTTAATTATTCTTTCTTCGTTGTTCTTGTGCTCCTTGCATCTA GTGTGGTGCTGGGGCAAGATGAAGCTGGGGAAGCTACAGAAACCACCAATGCTGTCAAAACTGCATCCAGAAAAATGCTGCCAATTGGAGGACAGATTATAAAAATGCTTGGCGTTGGAGTTCATGATGGTCAGGAAGGGAAATGTTCACCCGCCGGGAAACCCGGCAGATATAATCCATGGGGCTGTTGTGGTGTCTGTGTGTGCGTCGTCGCTGACGTTACGGATGAGGGTAGCTGTCTTGGTATCTGCTGA
- the LOC113762482 gene encoding KH domain-containing protein At1g09660/At1g09670-like isoform X2: MVFGFMENRIAAGSYFQYSPSGGHPPLQRYLADLIAERRNLGPFIPILRVCSRLLNQEIMRVSGLVSNQYLDHERMGHESPYGSLGQHPNGGPMSVETWNPLGTEENRLLQKLAPFQPSPLEWYSVPGTTPIVKRVIRLDVPVDKFPNYNFVGRILGPRGNSLKRVEAMTECRIYIRGQGSVKDCSKEEKLKDKPGYEHLNEPLHILLEAEFPEDMIDSRVDHAVAILEKLLKPVDESMDLYKKQQLRELAMLNGTLREESPIMSPSMSPSMSPFNSTGMKRAKTGR, encoded by the exons ATGGTTTTTGGGTTTATGGAGAATAGAATAGCTGCAGGGAGTTACTTTCAGTACTCTCCATCTGGAGGTCATCCCCCACTTCAGAG ATATCTGGCAGATTTAATAGCAGAGAGGCGCAATTTGGGACCTTTTATACCAATTTTGCGTGTATGCAGCAGGCTTCTAAATCAAG AAATCATGCGGGTATCAGGATTGGTATCAAATCAGTATTTGGATCATGAAAGAATGGGCCATGAAAGTCCATATGGATCATTAGGTCAACATCCTAATGGAGGACCAATGAGTGTGGAGACATGGAATCCACTGGGAACAGAG GAAAATAGACTTCTCCAGAAGTTGGCTCCATTTCAACCTTCCCCTCTGGAATGGTATTCAGTTCCAGGAACTACTCCCATTGTGAAAAGAGTCATCCGACTGGATGTTCCTGTAGACAAGTTTCCAAAT TATAATTTTGTTGGCCGAATTCTGGGTCCACGTGGAAACTCCCTGAAACGTGTTGAAGCCATGACAGAATGTAGAATTTATATAAGAGGTCAGGGCTCGGTTAAGGATTGTAGCAAG GAagagaaattaaaagataaACCTGGATATGAACACCTCAACGAGCCACTACACATCTTGCTGGAAGCTGAATTTCCTGAAGATATGATTGATTCCCGTGTGGATCATGCAGTTGCCATATTGGAAAAGCTTTTAAAACCTGTG GATGAGTCCATGGATCTTTATAAGAAGCAACAACTAAGAGAATTAGCTATGTTAAATGGAACTCTAAGGGAAGAAAGCCCTATCATGAGCCCGAGTATGAGCCCCAGCATGTCTCCTTTTAATAGCACTGGAATGAAACGTGCAAAGACAGGGAGATAA
- the LOC113762482 gene encoding KH domain-containing protein At1g09660/At1g09670-like isoform X1 has product MVFGFMENRIAAGSYFQYSPSGGHPPLQRSTSISDRERYLADLIAERRNLGPFIPILRVCSRLLNQEIMRVSGLVSNQYLDHERMGHESPYGSLGQHPNGGPMSVETWNPLGTEENRLLQKLAPFQPSPLEWYSVPGTTPIVKRVIRLDVPVDKFPNYNFVGRILGPRGNSLKRVEAMTECRIYIRGQGSVKDCSKEEKLKDKPGYEHLNEPLHILLEAEFPEDMIDSRVDHAVAILEKLLKPVDESMDLYKKQQLRELAMLNGTLREESPIMSPSMSPSMSPFNSTGMKRAKTGR; this is encoded by the exons ATGGTTTTTGGGTTTATGGAGAATAGAATAGCTGCAGGGAGTTACTTTCAGTACTCTCCATCTGGAGGTCATCCCCCACTTCAGAGGTCTACTTCCATTTCAGATCGTGAAAG ATATCTGGCAGATTTAATAGCAGAGAGGCGCAATTTGGGACCTTTTATACCAATTTTGCGTGTATGCAGCAGGCTTCTAAATCAAG AAATCATGCGGGTATCAGGATTGGTATCAAATCAGTATTTGGATCATGAAAGAATGGGCCATGAAAGTCCATATGGATCATTAGGTCAACATCCTAATGGAGGACCAATGAGTGTGGAGACATGGAATCCACTGGGAACAGAG GAAAATAGACTTCTCCAGAAGTTGGCTCCATTTCAACCTTCCCCTCTGGAATGGTATTCAGTTCCAGGAACTACTCCCATTGTGAAAAGAGTCATCCGACTGGATGTTCCTGTAGACAAGTTTCCAAAT TATAATTTTGTTGGCCGAATTCTGGGTCCACGTGGAAACTCCCTGAAACGTGTTGAAGCCATGACAGAATGTAGAATTTATATAAGAGGTCAGGGCTCGGTTAAGGATTGTAGCAAG GAagagaaattaaaagataaACCTGGATATGAACACCTCAACGAGCCACTACACATCTTGCTGGAAGCTGAATTTCCTGAAGATATGATTGATTCCCGTGTGGATCATGCAGTTGCCATATTGGAAAAGCTTTTAAAACCTGTG GATGAGTCCATGGATCTTTATAAGAAGCAACAACTAAGAGAATTAGCTATGTTAAATGGAACTCTAAGGGAAGAAAGCCCTATCATGAGCCCGAGTATGAGCCCCAGCATGTCTCCTTTTAATAGCACTGGAATGAAACGTGCAAAGACAGGGAGATAA